From Vreelandella neptunia, the proteins below share one genomic window:
- a CDS encoding xanthine dehydrogenase family protein molybdopterin-binding subunit, with the protein MKTHHVSFSRRAFLGGTLVAGAALIIPLRLPTAWAREEEDPLLSHAYIRIDTSGQVTFLLPTSEMGQGTHTGQAQILAEELGADWSRITVGMPNQLSDDYRIPFIGQMRSVGSFGIRFWHDPLRRAAAQAREMLTQAAAERLDVAAAALHAENGFIVHADSGRRIPFGDLVEDAMALPMPEEPTLRPDSERTLTGRKVARLDTPAKVTGKAVYGIDVEREGMLYGAVRLAPVFSADVETFDESSVSGIPGVVAVVRVPRGVVVVADSWWQAKQAANALEITFTRTPADTLSTDEINAMLREGLDRTDVPVTTLLGEAEATLSDDGQVVEAEYSVPLLTHASMEPINCTAESTEERTELWIGTQGQDVVRMTLENAMQIPADRFFINTTYLGGGFGRKTHGEIALQAALASRAVDGRPVKVLWAREDDVQQGQYRQTMMCRFRAVLNEAGQITGMRIRVAGPQMGREYGIDPEQRAQSTGNLANFDPFSLGGLSDMRYAIPNFVVDHAVVDLPIPLCPWRSIAHSFNGFFFESFMDECAAAAGRDPLEFRRSHCTDQARMLAVLDRVAEMSHWQEPAAEGISRGLAVVESYGSYVAQVVEARADDEGIQVERVHAAIDCGRAINPGQVEAQLQGAVIDALGAAMGQKVTIRDGHAEQSNFHDYPLLRIGEAPEVAVSIVDIGSPLGGVGEPGIPPLAPALANALFAATQQRIRHLPLADHVQG; encoded by the coding sequence ATGAAAACACATCATGTATCCTTTAGCCGTCGCGCCTTTCTAGGCGGCACCTTAGTGGCGGGCGCCGCGCTCATCATTCCCCTTCGTCTACCCACAGCCTGGGCACGAGAGGAAGAGGATCCACTCCTTTCGCACGCTTATATCCGCATCGACACGAGCGGCCAGGTGACCTTCCTGCTACCCACGAGCGAAATGGGCCAGGGCACCCACACGGGCCAGGCCCAGATTCTCGCCGAGGAGCTGGGCGCCGATTGGTCGCGCATTACTGTCGGCATGCCGAATCAGCTCTCCGACGACTACCGGATTCCGTTCATCGGCCAGATGCGCTCTGTGGGCTCGTTCGGCATCCGTTTCTGGCACGACCCGCTGCGCCGCGCGGCCGCCCAGGCACGGGAAATGCTGACCCAGGCGGCGGCGGAGCGGCTGGACGTAGCAGCGGCGGCCTTGCACGCCGAGAACGGCTTCATTGTTCACGCCGACAGCGGCCGAAGGATTCCCTTCGGTGACCTGGTGGAAGACGCCATGGCGCTGCCGATGCCCGAGGAACCGACCCTGCGGCCCGATAGCGAACGCACGCTGACCGGGCGCAAGGTAGCGCGACTCGATACCCCAGCAAAGGTGACAGGCAAAGCCGTATATGGGATAGACGTCGAGCGCGAAGGCATGCTGTATGGCGCCGTCCGACTCGCCCCGGTCTTTTCCGCCGACGTCGAGACATTCGATGAGAGCAGCGTCTCCGGGATACCGGGCGTTGTCGCCGTGGTTCGCGTGCCGCGCGGCGTAGTAGTGGTTGCCGACTCTTGGTGGCAGGCCAAGCAAGCCGCCAACGCCCTGGAGATCACCTTCACACGAACACCGGCGGACACGCTTTCCACCGATGAGATAAATGCAATGCTGCGCGAGGGACTGGATCGAACCGATGTCCCCGTCACCACGCTGCTTGGCGAGGCCGAGGCAACCCTGTCGGACGACGGCCAGGTCGTCGAGGCCGAATACTCGGTGCCGCTTCTGACTCATGCCAGCATGGAACCGATCAACTGCACGGCCGAGTCCACCGAGGAGCGAACAGAACTATGGATCGGCACGCAGGGCCAGGACGTCGTACGTATGACGCTCGAGAATGCGATGCAGATACCGGCTGACCGGTTTTTTATCAATACCACCTATTTGGGCGGCGGCTTCGGGCGCAAGACCCACGGCGAGATAGCCCTTCAGGCAGCGCTTGCCAGCCGTGCCGTCGATGGTCGGCCGGTCAAAGTGCTATGGGCGCGCGAGGATGACGTTCAGCAGGGCCAGTATCGCCAGACGATGATGTGTCGCTTCCGGGCGGTTCTGAACGAGGCCGGCCAGATCACCGGCATGCGCATTCGCGTCGCCGGGCCGCAAATGGGCCGCGAATACGGCATCGATCCGGAGCAGCGGGCGCAGTCGACGGGCAATCTCGCCAACTTCGACCCCTTCTCGCTCGGCGGCCTGTCGGACATGCGCTACGCCATCCCCAACTTTGTCGTGGATCACGCCGTGGTCGACCTGCCGATCCCGCTTTGCCCCTGGCGTTCGATCGCTCACTCCTTCAACGGCTTCTTCTTTGAAAGCTTTATGGACGAATGCGCGGCGGCAGCGGGCCGCGATCCGCTGGAGTTTCGCAGAAGCCACTGCACCGATCAGGCGAGGATGCTGGCCGTCCTCGACCGGGTCGCCGAGATGTCGCATTGGCAAGAGCCTGCGGCAGAGGGAATCTCGCGCGGCTTGGCCGTGGTAGAAAGCTACGGCTCCTATGTTGCCCAGGTAGTCGAGGCTCGGGCTGACGATGAAGGTATTCAGGTGGAACGTGTCCATGCCGCTATCGACTGCGGACGCGCGATTAATCCGGGCCAGGTGGAAGCGCAACTGCAGGGCGCCGTCATCGATGCACTCGGAGCCGCCATGGGGCAGAAGGTGACGATCCGTGACGGCCACGCCGAGCAGTCGAACTTTCACGACTATCCCTTACTGCGCATCGGGGAAGCGCCAGAGGTAGCGGTGAGCATCGTCGATATCGGCTCGCCGCTAGGCGGCGTGGGTGAGCCGGGCATTCCCCCGCTCGCCCCGGCGCTGGCCAACGCGCTATTTGCCGCTACGCAGCAACGAATCCGCCACCTGCCGTTGGCCGATCATGTTCAGGGTTAA
- a CDS encoding (2Fe-2S)-binding protein: MTAFTINGRAVDVTAEPGTPLLWVIREQLKLTGTKFGCGIAQCGACMLHVDGEPVRACVFPLSGAEGRSITTIEGLSEDGTHPVQQAWVELDVPQCGYCQSGQIMSAAALLARNPRPTDAQIDDAMSGNLCRCGTYVRIRAAIHRVAES, translated from the coding sequence ATGACAGCATTTACGATCAACGGACGCGCGGTAGACGTTACCGCCGAGCCGGGTACCCCGCTTCTCTGGGTGATCCGGGAGCAACTGAAACTCACCGGCACCAAGTTCGGTTGCGGCATCGCGCAATGCGGTGCGTGCATGCTGCATGTGGATGGTGAGCCGGTGCGTGCCTGTGTCTTCCCGTTATCTGGCGCCGAAGGTAGATCCATCACCACGATCGAAGGGTTGTCCGAAGACGGCACGCACCCTGTCCAGCAAGCCTGGGTGGAGCTGGACGTCCCGCAATGCGGCTACTGCCAGTCGGGTCAGATCATGAGCGCCGCTGCGCTTCTGGCGCGCAATCCGCGCCCTACCGATGCGCAGATCGATGACGCAATGAGCGGCAACCTTTGCCGCTGCGGCACCTATGTGCGCATCCGGGCGGCCATACACCGTGTTGCCGAAAGCTAA
- a CDS encoding response regulator: MHEATHVVVVDDNNDIRDLVREYLEQQGYKISVAEGGAALRRILERQSVDLIILDVMMPGEDGITLCREIRASGDIPIIFLTAMAEDTDRIVGLELGADDYLVKPFNPRELLARIRAVLRRATSSAPARITLDRRIVRIGFWKLDLGRQEVFGDDGVGIPLSTAEFRLLKVFIERPGLILSREQLLDLTVGRTADIFDRSIDNQVSRLRKKIEENPKNPSIIKTHWGGGYSLCTEVIFE, translated from the coding sequence ATGCACGAGGCCACACATGTAGTCGTCGTTGACGATAATAATGATATACGGGATTTGGTGCGGGAGTATCTTGAGCAGCAGGGTTACAAAATCAGCGTTGCTGAAGGTGGGGCGGCTCTGCGACGAATCCTAGAGCGGCAGAGTGTGGATCTCATCATTCTCGATGTCATGATGCCTGGTGAGGACGGTATTACGCTATGCCGAGAGATTCGGGCGTCTGGAGATATTCCTATCATATTTCTGACTGCGATGGCCGAAGATACAGATCGTATCGTCGGTCTCGAACTCGGCGCGGACGATTACCTGGTTAAGCCATTCAATCCGCGTGAGCTTCTTGCTCGAATTAGAGCCGTGCTGCGTCGTGCGACAAGTTCCGCTCCGGCGCGGATAACTCTTGACCGTAGGATAGTTCGTATCGGCTTTTGGAAACTCGATTTAGGCCGCCAGGAAGTCTTTGGTGACGATGGCGTGGGTATCCCTCTCAGTACAGCAGAGTTTCGCCTTCTTAAGGTCTTCATTGAGCGACCTGGGTTAATACTCAGCCGAGAGCAGCTTCTTGATCTGACGGTTGGGAGGACAGCCGACATCTTTGACCGCAGCATTGATAACCAAGTGAGCCGCCTACGGAAGAAGATTGAGGAGAACCCCAAGAATCCGTCGATCATCAAAACCCACTGGGGGGGCGGCTACAGCCTATGTACTGAGGTTATTTTCGAATGA
- a CDS encoding XdhC family protein, with product MPLPCGGAIDVCVLPNAQTSVLRACHDQLASRQTAILSLTASGDLGFEHPLMASALHFRYAPKLRLRIAGRGADSLALARLATASGTHTELQLRDAADALDAQRLGIERVTTLTVPSALPKLDDDAWTAFLLAFHDVDWEEALLAQALKGAAFYIGAIGSKATHARRCERLQSIGFTERETHRIRGPVGLIPSMRDASSLAVSVLAEIVEVYQRKVRSPLSSTARDCLRV from the coding sequence TTGCCGCTACCCTGCGGTGGGGCCATTGACGTTTGCGTACTGCCCAACGCCCAGACCAGTGTTCTGCGTGCCTGCCATGATCAGCTCGCCTCGCGCCAGACAGCAATACTCAGTCTCACGGCCTCCGGCGATCTCGGATTCGAGCACCCACTGATGGCCAGCGCCCTTCACTTCCGGTATGCGCCGAAACTCCGACTGCGCATCGCCGGGCGCGGCGCAGACAGTCTGGCGCTTGCCAGGCTGGCGACGGCAAGCGGCACCCACACCGAGCTGCAACTACGCGACGCTGCCGACGCCCTGGATGCCCAACGGTTAGGAATCGAACGCGTTACGACACTGACAGTTCCTTCGGCGCTTCCCAAGCTGGACGATGATGCATGGACGGCGTTTCTGCTCGCCTTCCATGACGTGGACTGGGAAGAAGCCCTCCTCGCCCAGGCGCTTAAAGGCGCCGCCTTCTATATCGGCGCCATTGGCAGCAAAGCTACCCATGCGCGGCGCTGCGAGAGGCTTCAGTCAATTGGTTTTACCGAGAGAGAGACTCACCGCATCCGCGGGCCCGTCGGATTGATACCTTCCATGCGCGACGCTTCATCGCTTGCCGTGTCCGTGCTCGCCGAGATCGTAGAAGTCTATCAACGCAAGGTGCGATCCCCCTTAAGTTCGACCGCCCGCGATTGCTTGAGAGTTTAG